The genomic segment CAACAACGACCCTGGGAAGTGCTCTAGTCACGTTGCGCTCTCACCCAATCGACCGGGTCGAGTCCATTAGTCCAATCGCCGCCCAGTAGCCCGACCGGATCGGCACTCTCGACTTCCTCATCCGGGCCATGTATCACTTCAATGCCCTCTGCGTATATTTTGACTAGCTTATTATCCGGATCCCGCTCGACTATCCCCCACACTTCTACTTCGGAATCTAAAGCACGCCTTACCCCGGAAGTTAGTGCAGGTGGGAAAGATATTTCAACCGAGTCGCCGGTGCGGTAATCCCTTAACGCGGCAGAGCGGCGTCGATCATTTATGTAGCGATATAAGGTTCCCTTTACAGAGCCCAACGCCATGATCCTCGTTGATAACACTTGTTCCGCATTTGCTTGAATTTCCGCGTCTATTCGAGCATTCGCTTTGTGGCGACCGAGTCGAACCTCATTGACACCGCGCTTGCGACTCACTTTTCCAAGGTCTATGAGAGCCTGAACCGACTTAAGGTTCCACCCGCGAGGGACCTCAGGTCTGATCGATAGATTCGAAAGGCCCATTTGAAGCACCTCTGCACGATCGCGGGGCGCCATCAGAGTCAGATGCGCACTGCCGATCGACAGCTCAGACAGCGTCAGGTCGTACTCGACTCCCTCAGGAGGCTCATACAGCGATCCTGTCACGTCCAGGCTTTTCAGAAGGTTTTCAACGGCAATGATGGCGTCAGCCACTGCACGCGGATCAAGGTCCTCTCCTTCAAGGTCGAGAGTGATCTTGTCTTCTCTCGGTGCTCGCACAGGTCACCTCCCTCCGCATGGACTAAGCCTATCCTCCCTCAATGATGCAACAACCGAAGCGTCCAGCGATGAAAAATCGAGTGCTTCCAACCCGTCCGCGCTGCTCAAGCTGGGATTGAGCTGACGACGCACGGGCCGACACTGTACGGGCCATCTGCTGGATCTGTGCAGCGCGGCTGCTATTACAGCGGCACAAGTCGCCCGGATCACCACGGACGCAACATGACCTCCGAATGAAAGAACCGCTGCCCACGTGGAAGTACGGACAAGCGCGGTACCTCTGCGGACGTCGGGCGCTCAACTGCAAACGAGCGGGCAATGCTAGGCGTGCGGTACCTCATCTCCGGCTTGCTCTCCCACAGTCGATCCCAGACTGACGGGACGGCCCGACCGACCGGCCGTCCCGAGACCGGAGCACTCGTCTACGAGTGGCGGTTGGCCGGTCCGGTGCACAGCGGAGTGCATCAACTCAGCCGCCAGATAGTCTGGCATATCTGCTCGATCAGGGCGTGAAAGGAGGACGGCGCGCCAGGCCGTCTCCAGGCCGTCACACAGCCGAAAGGCCTGAGAATCAGCGAGATCTCACAAGTGCAGATTGCCAGGTCAGCGGCTACTTTTGAGGAAACCGGCCAAGATCGGGAGAATATGACGCAAGATCCTCGACATCTTCGAGGGCACCCAGCAGATCCAGCAGCTGATCGTCGCGCGGCGGGTACTCGGACTGACCAGCACCGAACTGAAGTAGGCGTACCGGGCCTCTCGGGCGGGGATATAGGATACTCTCGGTTACACAGACATCGGCCGGGCGCCCGCCGGCCGATGTCGTCCCCTCGCACCGGATCTCGATGTTGCGATCCGCCGGCGCACGGCGGCATCGCGGAAGGTTGTCACCCATGTCAGCTGCCCTTCCGTCGGCAAGCACCGCTCTGCGTAGAGTCGGCGATCTGACGCGCGGAGTCAACGCCATGCGCAGGGGTGGGCTGTTCAACCCGCTGCGCCTGGATCTGGCGCTGCGCTCCGCGCTCAACGTGACCCGATACGGGCCGTTCGCCGGGGTGATCATGCATGCCGCACAGACGAATCCGGACGCGCCGGCGATCGTCGACGAGGCCGGCGAGATGACCTTCGCGGAGATCGACGCGCAATCCAATCAGCTGGCCCGGGGATTCCAGGCGCAGGGGTTGCGTCCGGGCGATGTGATCGCGGTGCTGGCCCGCGATCATCGCGGTATGGTGCTGACCCTCGCCGCCACCGGCAAGCTCGGGGTGCGCGCGGTCCTGATGAACACCGGGTTCGCGAAGCCGCAGCTGGCCGACGTCGCGGCCCGTGAGCAGGCCAAGGCCGTCCTGCACGACAGCGAGTTCACCACCTTGATGAGCGCGATCCCGGCCACCGTGCCGCGGGTGCTCACCTGGGTGGACGCGGCCGACGCGGTGGATCCGGCGACCCCCACCCTGGAATCGCTGTCCGCCGGGCAGTCCGCCGACGCCATCCCCGCGCCCGAGAAACCCGGCGGCACGGTGATTCTCACCAGCGGCACCACCGGCACCCCGAAGGGCGCGCCCCGGGACAAGGTGAGCCCGCTCATCTCCGCGCAGTTCCTGGATCGAATCCCGTTGCCGCGCAACTCGTCCATGGTGGTGGCGGCGCCGATCTTCCACGCCACCGGCCTGTCCCAGTTCACTCTCGGCCTGGCCCTGGGCAATCGGATGATCTTCCAGCAGCGCCGGTTCGATCCGGAGCGCACGCTGGCGAATATCGTTGCGTTCCAAGCGGAATCGCTGGTCGTGGTGCCGACCATGTTGCAGCGCATCCTGGATCTGCCGCCCGAGACGCTGGCGAAGTACGACATGTCCTCGCTGCGGGTGATCTTCGCGGCCGGTTCGGCGATCCCGCCGGACGTGGTGACCCGTAGCCTCGACTACTTCGGCGACGCGCTCTACAACGTGTACGGCTCCACCGAATGCGCGATCATCACCGTCGCCACCCCCGCCGACCTGCGGCTGGCCCCCGACACCGCGGGCCGCACGCCGGTCGGGATCCGGCTGGCCCTCTACGACGAGAACCGCAAGCGCATCACCCGCCCGAACGTGACGGGCACGATCTTCATCGCCAACGCGCACTCGTTCAAGGCGTACACCGACGGCCGCACCAAGGAGACCGTCGACGGCCTGATGTCCAGTGGTGACGTCGGCCACTTCGACGAGCACGGCCTGCTGTTCATCGACGGCCGCGACGACGACATGATCGTCTCCGGCGGCGAGAACGTCTTCCCGCAGGAGGTCGAGCACCTGATCGCGAACCGGCCGGACGTACTGGAGGCGGCGGTGATCGGCGTCGACGACCGGGAATTCGGGAAACGCTTGCGCGCCTTCGTGGTTCAGGGACCGGACGGTACCCGCGATCCCCAGGAGATCAAGGACTGGGTGAAGTCCAACCTGGCCCGCTACAAGGTGCCGCGCGAGGTGATCTTCCTCGACGAACTGCCGCGCAACGCCACCGGCAAGCTGCTGCGCAGGTCCCTGGTGGAGATGGACGTCCCGGCGGAGTAACCCGCCCCCGCCGCCGGATACCATCGGCACGTGATCATCGACCCCGGCCGCCGTCCCGGCCGCAGCCTCGCCACGGCGCATGCGCGCCGGGTGGCGGTGGCGCGGCTGCGCGGCGGCTGCGCCGGGGCGATGTCGGCGGCGCTGGCGATCGCCGCCCACGGCTGGGCCTCCGGCGGCATGCCGGTGTCGTCCGGCTCGCTGGGACTGCTGCTGGCCGGCGCGAGCGTGATCGGCGCCCTGATCACCGGCCTGGGCTCCGCCGGCGGTGGCATCGCCACGCTGACGGCGGCGCTGCTCGGCGGCCAGCTGCTCGGCCACGCCACCCTCACCATGGATATGGCCGGAATGCCGCACCGGTCGCCCTGGACCCCCGCCATGCTCGCCGCGCACACGATGGCCGCCTGCTGCGCCGCCGTCCTGATCCGCGGCGCCGAGGCGGCCTACGGCATCGCCTGCGCCGCCGCATCCCGAGCCCTCCCTCTCCTGCTGCGCACCCCCGCCCCGGCGGGACCCCCGGCCCTCCCGATCGCTCACCGCGATCGAGTGATCCTGCGAATCTTCCCTGCGGACACCTTCCGCACCCGCGGTCCACCCGCACCGCTCGCCGCCTGAATCCTTCAGCATCCGTTGGCTTTTGCGACTTTCGGTTGCAGCTGCCGGTGTACCGAACCGTGCCGAACGAGCAGTCCCGCTCCGGGAATACACCCGGCCCACTCCGCATGCCGGTGCGGAGCCGCGCCGAGGTGAGTGCCTGGTTGTCGTGCGGGCATGTGTCCCACGCGGATACGCCCGCCTCCTGCCGATACGACAGGAAGTTGCGTATCCACCACGGCAGTCACGTGCTGCCGCGGAGTGGCACCGTCGCGGAGTCGTGCCGCTCGTCCGCTCGGAGGCTGCCGACATCACCACGGCCGCACCCGCAACGGCACCGCTGCCGCGGGTGGCGACTCGGTCGGCGCGGGACTCTGCCGGGTCCCTCGCGCCGAACCGGTCGACGCCGGGACCTCGCGGTTTCCATATTCGGTTGGCGGCCGAGCGGATCCACCCCGTACCGGCGGAGTTGGAAACGACCGAGTTGCGACCGCCGGGTAGCCGGAAATCGCGGTTCGACCGGCCGGACGTCGTGTCGAACCACGAGTGTGGGGCTGAAGCGATCCGCACGACCACGGAAGGCCGTCACCGCCAACGGGTTCGGCCGGTGGGCCACAAGCGCTGCCGGTATGGGACAGCGATAGCGGACCGCTGCTGCTCCCGGCGATGGCGGATGCGGCCCTCGCAATAGGCAGTATCGCCAACTGGGATACAGCCAGTGCAGGTCGCACCGCCAACGGCGAATGCAGCGGCCGCAGTAGGCGGTACCGCTGACGCTGGACGCGGCTGGTGTAGGCGGCATCCGCCGTCGGCGACGCAACAGGCGGCACGCCGACGGCGGATGCGTCCGACGCAATCGGCGGTACTGCCACCGGCGCCACGACCGGCGCACCGGGCCGCACCACCACGGCCGACTCGACCGACGCAACAGACGGCCTACCGACGGCGGGCGCAACCGGTGCAACGGGCGGTACGACCAACGGCGGATGCGTCCGATGTATCGGCGGCACCACCCACGGCGAGCGTGACCGGTGCCACTCGTGGCGGATGCGGTCGGTCCGGACTGAACGGTGGCACGGGTGTGAACGACAGCGCGGCGGGTGGGGCCGGGCTCTGGTGAACCTTTTTCGAAACAGGAGTTGTTGTGAGTCTTACCGATTTAACGGATGTGGTGGATGCCGAGGCGCCGCCCGGCGAGGAACCGCATCGATATTCGATGCGAAAGGCGTTGGCCGCGTTGGCGTTGCGGCTGCATTTCTATGCCGGAGTGTTCGTGGCTCCGTTCATTCTGGTCGCGGCGGTGACCGGGGGGCTGTACGCGGTCGCCCCGACCGTGGAGTCGATCGTGAATCATGATCTGCTGCACGTGGATTCGACCGGGCCCGCGCGGTCGCTGGCCGAGCAGGTGGCGGCGGCGCGCGGTGTGGAGCCGAATCTCGTGCTCTCCGCGGTGGATCCGGCACAGCGGACCGGGGACACCACCCGGGTGCTGTTCACCGATCCCACGCTGGGGGAATCGGAGAACCGGGCGGTGTTCATCGATCCGCAGACCGCGCATCCGGTCGGTGACCGGGTGGTCTACGGCAGTACCGGGGCACTGCCGCTGCGAACCTGGATCGACCGGTTGCATCGCAACCTGCATCTCGGGGAGACCGGCCGGCTCTACAGCGAGTTGGCGGCATCGTGGTTGTGGGTTGTCGCGCTCGCGGGGCTGGTGCTCTGGGTGCGACGATCGCGGAGAGGTGGAGTGCGGCGGCTGCTGTGGCCGGATCGGTCGCGGGCCGGTCGGCGGCGGACGGTGGGTTGGCATGCGGCCGTGGGGGTCTGGATCCTGCTGCCGCTGCTGTTCCTGTCCGCGACCGGGATGACGTGGTCGACCCACGCCGGTGCGCACATCGATCGGCTGCGTGCGGAACTGAGCTGGACCACACCGTCGGTGCGGACGGCACTGCCCGGTGCCGGACAGTCCGCTGTCCCCGCCGGGGAGCACGACCATCACGGTTCGCATGCGGTGGCCTCCGGCGATCGGGACAGGCAGCTGGACGCGGTGTTCGCGACCGCTCGCGCACAGGGGCTCGACGGGCCGGTGGAGATCACCGTCCCGGCGACCGGCGCCGATGCTGTCACCGTCAAGGAGCGTCGGCTGTCGGGTGTGCTCACGCAGGACGCGGTGGCTGTGGACGGGTCCACGGGTGCCGTCACCGATATCCAGCGCTTCGCCGACTGGCCGCTGGCGGCGAAGTTGGCCAACTGGGGCATTCAGCTGCACATGGGCATGATGTTCGGCCTGGCCAATCAGCTGTTGTTGCTGGCCACCATGATCGGGCTGCTCACGGTGATCGTCCGCGGCTACCTGATGTGGTGGCAGCGACGGCCCGTGCGTACCGGACAGCGACCGTCCTTCGGACGGCCACCCCGGCGCGGCGCACTCCGCCGCACCCCGGTTGCGCTGCTGGTCCCTCTGGCCGTGATCGCGGCCGCGGTCGGCTGGTTCGCCCCGCTGATCGGGATACCGCTGCTGGTGTTCCTGGCCGTCGATGTTCTGCTCGGCCTGCTCCGGAGGCCGCGCACAGCGTGAGAACGGTCCTCACAACCGAAATCGGCCCACCACAACCCGAGAATCGCTCCACCGCAGGTGGATTCGGATACGACAGCCGGATCCAGATGCGGCACCCGGACGCGGCGTAGCAATCGGATTCGGTGCCGCAACCGGATGCGGTAGCAAGCTGCACACCTGCCGATCGGATGAACGTAGTGCGAGACGGTGCCGGAGTGCGTCGGCGGTGACGCCGAATGAGGGGCACGCCGGCACCGTCTCGTAACTGCTACTCGGACAACCGATTCGGTGCGGACCCCGGCTCACCGTCGGGGCGACTCTGCGAGGTGCCCGGCTCATCGCCGGGACGAGTCCGGGTGGTTCCCGCGTCGTCGGCGGGGCGGCTCGATGGAGCGCCCGGCTCACCGGTCCCACCCCGGGTCCCCTTCTCCCCGGCGGGTGCGTCGGAGCCGGCCGGGACGGGTTCGGTGCCGTCGTGAGCGACCCGCCGCTTCTCGACCGGCCGCAGGCGGACCCAGGTGAGGAAGAGGATCGCGACGACGATGAGGCCGATTCCCGCCCACAGGTTGATGTTCCAGCCGCCGGTGCGGTCCTGGTCCGCGGTGGTGTCGTTGATCAGGCCGGTGCCGGTCAGGATGATGCCGTAGATGCCGAGCAGCGCGCCGACGATGGTGCGGATGTCGAAGAGCATTGTGTTCCTCCGGTTTTCGAGGCAGCTAGCCGACGAAGATGTTCAGCGCGATGACGATCACCAGCGCGATCCCGGCCAGCAGCACCGGACGCTGATACCAGGGCAGTGTGGCGGCATCCGGGTCGTTCAGCTGCTCTTTCGGGGTTTCCGAATACACCAGTCCGACCAGTTCCGCGGCGGGTTTCGGCGTGGTCACCGCGCTGACCGCGACGCTGAGCACGATGTCCACCACGAACGCCACACCCGCGGCGACGAAGCTGGATCCCTGACCGGACAGGTGGATCACCTCGGTCTTGTTCAGCACGAACACCACGATCGCCGACAGCGTGCCGAACACCAGGCCGACCCAACCGGCGGTCGGGGTCATCCGCTTCCAGAACATGCCCAGGATGAACGTCGCGAACAGTGGCGCGTTGAAGAACGAGAACAGGGTCTGGAGATAGTCCATCATGTTCGAGAAATGACCGGCGATGAACGCGGTGAAGATCGCGATCACGGTGGCGCCGACGGTCGCGAGCCGGCCGACGGTGAGGTAGTAGCCGTCCGGCCGATCCTTCTTCACGTACTGCTGCCACAGGTCGTAGCTGAACACCGTGTTGAAGGCGGAGATATTGGCGGCCATACCGGCCATGAACGCGGCCAGCAATCCGGTCAGCGCGATACCCAGCAACCCGTTGGGCAGTACCGACTTCATCAGATACAGCAGCGCCTGGTTGTAGGTGGCGTCACCGTGCCCGGTCGCCTTCAGCTCGGCGATCTGCGGCACGAGCAGCGCGCTGATCATGCCCGGAATCACGACGATGAACGGAATGAACATCTTCGGATAGGCGCCGATGATCGGCGTGCGGCGGGCCGCGGAGATGGAATGCGTGGCCAGCGCGCGCTGCACCTCCACGAAATTGGTGGTCCAGTACCCGAACGACAGCACGAACCCGAGTCCGAACACGATGCCGATCACCGACAACACGTTGTTCGAGAATCCGCTCAGCTCGTTACCCGGCCACGAATGCCACTGCTGCGACCCGTCGGACAGCCCGGTCACCTTGTCCCGCAACCCGTTCCAGCCGCCGATCCGGTGCAGCCCGACCAGCGTCAACGGCAGCAGCGCCGCCACGATGACGAAGAACTGCAACACCTCGTTGTAGATCGCCGCGGACAATCCGCCGAGGGTGATGTAGGAGAGCACGATGATCGCCGCGACCACCACCGAAATCCACAACGGCCACCCCAGCAGCACATTGAGAATCGAGCCGAGCAGATACAGATTCACCCCGGCGATGAGTACCTGCGCCACCGCGAAACTCAGCGCGTTCACCAGATGCGCACCGGTCCCGAAACGCCGCCGCATGAACTCCGGCACGCTACGCACTTTCGAGCCATAATAAAATGGCATCATAACAATTCCGAGGAACAGCATGGCCGGTACCGCGCCGATCCAGAAATAGTGCATCGTCGGCATGCCGTATTCGGCTCCGTTGGCCGACATGCCCATGATCTCGACCGCACCCAGATTCGCCGAGATGAACGCCAGCCCGGTCACCCACGCCGGCAGCGACCGCCCGGAGAGGAAGAAGTCGATACTCGACGACACCCGTTGCCGGGCCAGCAACCCGATCCCCAGCACGAAGACGAAATAGATGGCGACCAGCACATAATCGACCGGCGCGGCATCCAGGCGCAGCGTGCCCGCCGCCAGCGCGGGTGGGCCGCCCGCCACCGTGGAACCGATCGTGTGCCCTGCGACAGCGGTGGGCGGCATACAACTCTCCTGTCGGTGCTGTTGGTCCCGGAG from the Nocardia sp. BMG111209 genome contains:
- a CDS encoding acyl-CoA synthetase → MSAALPSASTALRRVGDLTRGVNAMRRGGLFNPLRLDLALRSALNVTRYGPFAGVIMHAAQTNPDAPAIVDEAGEMTFAEIDAQSNQLARGFQAQGLRPGDVIAVLARDHRGMVLTLAATGKLGVRAVLMNTGFAKPQLADVAAREQAKAVLHDSEFTTLMSAIPATVPRVLTWVDAADAVDPATPTLESLSAGQSADAIPAPEKPGGTVILTSGTTGTPKGAPRDKVSPLISAQFLDRIPLPRNSSMVVAAPIFHATGLSQFTLGLALGNRMIFQQRRFDPERTLANIVAFQAESLVVVPTMLQRILDLPPETLAKYDMSSLRVIFAAGSAIPPDVVTRSLDYFGDALYNVYGSTECAIITVATPADLRLAPDTAGRTPVGIRLALYDENRKRITRPNVTGTIFIANAHSFKAYTDGRTKETVDGLMSSGDVGHFDEHGLLFIDGRDDDMIVSGGENVFPQEVEHLIANRPDVLEAAVIGVDDREFGKRLRAFVVQGPDGTRDPQEIKDWVKSNLARYKVPREVIFLDELPRNATGKLLRRSLVEMDVPAE
- a CDS encoding PepSY domain-containing protein is translated as MSLTDLTDVVDAEAPPGEEPHRYSMRKALAALALRLHFYAGVFVAPFILVAAVTGGLYAVAPTVESIVNHDLLHVDSTGPARSLAEQVAAARGVEPNLVLSAVDPAQRTGDTTRVLFTDPTLGESENRAVFIDPQTAHPVGDRVVYGSTGALPLRTWIDRLHRNLHLGETGRLYSELAASWLWVVALAGLVLWVRRSRRGGVRRLLWPDRSRAGRRRTVGWHAAVGVWILLPLLFLSATGMTWSTHAGAHIDRLRAELSWTTPSVRTALPGAGQSAVPAGEHDHHGSHAVASGDRDRQLDAVFATARAQGLDGPVEITVPATGADAVTVKERRLSGVLTQDAVAVDGSTGAVTDIQRFADWPLAAKLANWGIQLHMGMMFGLANQLLLLATMIGLLTVIVRGYLMWWQRRPVRTGQRPSFGRPPRRGALRRTPVALLVPLAVIAAAVGWFAPLIGIPLLVFLAVDVLLGLLRRPRTA
- a CDS encoding sodium:solute symporter family protein gives rise to the protein MPPTAVAGHTIGSTVAGGPPALAAGTLRLDAAPVDYVLVAIYFVFVLGIGLLARQRVSSSIDFFLSGRSLPAWVTGLAFISANLGAVEIMGMSANGAEYGMPTMHYFWIGAVPAMLFLGIVMMPFYYGSKVRSVPEFMRRRFGTGAHLVNALSFAVAQVLIAGVNLYLLGSILNVLLGWPLWISVVVAAIIVLSYITLGGLSAAIYNEVLQFFVIVAALLPLTLVGLHRIGGWNGLRDKVTGLSDGSQQWHSWPGNELSGFSNNVLSVIGIVFGLGFVLSFGYWTTNFVEVQRALATHSISAARRTPIIGAYPKMFIPFIVVIPGMISALLVPQIAELKATGHGDATYNQALLYLMKSVLPNGLLGIALTGLLAAFMAGMAANISAFNTVFSYDLWQQYVKKDRPDGYYLTVGRLATVGATVIAIFTAFIAGHFSNMMDYLQTLFSFFNAPLFATFILGMFWKRMTPTAGWVGLVFGTLSAIVVFVLNKTEVIHLSGQGSSFVAAGVAFVVDIVLSVAVSAVTTPKPAAELVGLVYSETPKEQLNDPDAATLPWYQRPVLLAGIALVIVIALNIFVG